The following coding sequences lie in one Rutidosis leptorrhynchoides isolate AG116_Rl617_1_P2 chromosome 6, CSIRO_AGI_Rlap_v1, whole genome shotgun sequence genomic window:
- the LOC139853337 gene encoding large ribosomal subunit protein eL22z-like, producing the protein MSRGTGGAGAKGGKKKTSTYVIDCGKPVEDKIMEIASLEKFLQERIKVGGKAGNLGDSVTISREKNKISVTADSNFSKRYLKYLTKKYLKKHNVRDWLRVISSNKDRNVYELRYFNIAENEGEEED; encoded by the exons ATGAGTCGCGGAACAGGAGGTGCAGGAGCGAAAGGAGGAAAGAAGAAAACGTCGACGTATGTGATCGATTGCGGGAAGCCAGTTGAAGATAAGATTATGGAGATTGCATCACTCGAAAAGTTTCTTCAAGAGAGAATTAAAGTTGGTGGTAAAGCTGGTAATCTAGGTGATTCTGTCACCATTTCACGTGAAAAGAACAAGATCTCCGTCACCGCTGATAGCAATTTCTCTAAAAG GTACCTCAAATACCTAACAAAGAAATACTTGAAGAAACACAATGTGAGAGATTGGCTTCGAGTGATTTCATCTAACAAGGACCGTAACGTATATGAGTTACGTTACTTCAACATTGCAGAGAATGAAGGTGAAGAGGAAGACTGA
- the LOC139855525 gene encoding uncharacterized protein yields the protein MSRPMEEDAPTKNEEEEFNTGPLSVLMMSVKNNTQVLINCRNNKKLLGRVRAFDRHCNMVLENVREMWTEVSKTGKGKKKALPVNKDRFISKMFLRGDSVIIVLRNPK from the exons ATGAG TCGACCGATGGAAGAAGATGCACCA ACTAAGAATGAGGAAGAGGAGTTCAATACTGGTCCACTATCTGTCTTGATGATGAGTGTTAAAAACAATACTCAG GTTCTTATCAACTGCAGGAATAATAAGAAGCTTTTGGGTCGTGTTAGGGCATTTGATCGACACTGCAACATGGTGCTGGAGAATGTTAGAGAGATGTGGACTGAG GTGTCCAAGACAGGAAAAGGCAAAAAGAAAGCTCTTCCGGTTAACAAAGATAGGTTCATCAGCAAGATGTTTCTCCGAGGTGATTCCGTCATCATTGTACTTAGAAACCCCAAGTAA